A genomic window from Pyxicephalus adspersus chromosome 2, UCB_Pads_2.0, whole genome shotgun sequence includes:
- the LOC140322523 gene encoding olfactory receptor 5AR1-like produces the protein MAEAIRSGHFSTRAYEFKKMAFLETWKPKNSTVVTEFVLSGLSSVPSLQLPLFLLFLSVYLLTLFGNFMIILLIKTTQTLKTPMYFFLMNLSFVDIIYSSSITPNVMATLISVNKTMSIPGCATQMFFFIDLASSEAMLLAVMAYDRYVAICKPLYYTMLINQAACFQFVLSVYAAGFFNSLTHTYCAFILPFCHSNVINHFFCDVNPILKLSCKDTFLNEMLLFIIAGSIEVGSFLCIMISYNYILVAVCRTSSSKSRGKSLSTCASHFCCVALFYCPVFYMYLRPTSAYLGDQDWVVSVFYTVIIPMLNPIIYTLRNQDVKSALKKMSISSIFRFMG, from the exons ATGGCAGAAGCCATTAGAAGTGGTCACTTCAGTACAAGAGCATACGAGTTTAAAAAG aTGGCGTTTTTGGAAACATGGAAACCCAAAAATAGTACTGTTGTGACAGAGTTTGTGCTGTCTGGTCTCTCCTCTGTCCCAAGTCTTCAATTGCCCCTCTTCTTACTCTTCTTGTCAGTTTACCTGTTAACTCTTTTTGGGAACTTTATGATCATTCTGTTAATTAAAACAACTCAAACACTAAAaacaccaatgtattttttccttatgAATTTATCTTTTGTAGATATAATTTACTCATCATCAATTACCCCCAATGTTATGGCCACTCTCATTTCTGTAAATAAGACAATGTCTATCCCTGGATGTGCCACGCAGATGTTTTTCTTCATTGATCTTGCAAGCTCTGAAGCCATGTTATTGGCTGTCATGGCCTATGATCGGTATGTAGCTATATGTAAACCATTGTATTATACAATGTTAATTAATCAAGCAGCCTGTTTTCAGTTTGTCTTGTCAGTATATGCTGCAGGATTTTTCAATTCATTAACACATACatattgtgcatttattttaccATTCTGTCATTCCAACGTGATAAACCATTTCTTCTGTGATGTTAATCCAATTTTAAAGCTTTCATGCAAAGATACGTTTCTCAACGAgatgttattatttataattgcTGGATCCATTGAAGTGGGTTCTTTCTTATGTATAATGATATCATATAATTATATCTTGGTTGCTGTATGTAGAACTAGCTCTTCTAAAAGTAGGGGCAAATCACTCTCTACCTGTGCTTCACACTTTTGTTGTGTAGCTTTATTTTACTGTCCAGTGTTCTACATGTACTTACGCCCAACTTCTGCCTATTTGGGAGACCAGGACTGGGTGGTATCTGTGTTCTATACAGTAATCATACCAATGTTGAATCCCATCATCTACACCCTAAGGAACCAAGATGTAAAAAGTGCTCTGAAAAAAATGAGTATCAGTTCTATCTTCAGGTTCATGGGTTAA
- the LOC140322171 gene encoding olfactory receptor 5AR1-like, producing the protein MAGMEEGRGNQTISEFLLLGLTNNTKLNFLFFGITLLMYIVTIIGNMSMIILILCSPKLHNPMYFFLGNLSFSDLCYSSVITPKLMSNLCSGQTVISFKGCVMQLFFFALFVGAECFLVTVMSYDRYVAICNPLLYVTIMNKGLQFRLVCAAYSGGILTSIIHTNCTFSMSFCGSNKVNHFFCDIPPLLKLSCTNTFISELFMFLLSSILGGLSATVIMVSYIKIISNILKMQSSEGRQKAFSTCSSHLIVVTLFFCTAIFEYARPISSYSVKNDKVISFIYTVVIPMLNPIIYSLRNVHVKDAFFSAMDKFALHKY; encoded by the coding sequence ATGGCAGGTATGGAAGAAGGTAGAGGCAATCAAACAATCTCAGAATTCCTTTTGTTAGGACTCACTAATAACACCAAgctaaattttcttttctttggtatCACTTTATTAATGTACATTGTGACTATAATTGGCAATATGAGTatgatcattttaattttgtGCTCCCCCAAACTTCATAATCCAATGTACTTTTTTCTTGGTAATCTTTCCTTTTCTGACTTGTGTTACTCTTCGGTTATCACTCCAAAACTGATGTCCAACCTATGTTCAGGACAAACAGTTATATCCTTTAAAGGATGTGTCatgcagcttttcttttttgcactgTTCGTGGGTGCAGAATGTTTTCTTGTGACTGTGATGTCCTATGATCGTTATGTAGCAATTTGTAATCCCCTATTATATGTAACTATCATGAACAAAGGACTGCAGTTTAGGTTGGTGTGTGCTGCTTACTCTGGTGGAATACTAACCTCAATTATACACACCAACTGCACCTTTAGTATGTCTTTCTGTGGATCTAACAAAGTCaaccatttcttttgtgacatCCCACCACTTCTCAAACTGTCCTGCACCAATACCTTTATTAGTGAACTATTTATGTTTCTCCTGTCTAGTATCCTCGGAGGCTTGTCTGCGACAGTTATCATGGtttcctatataaaaataatatctaatatCCTAAAGATGCAGTCTTCAGAAGGAAGACAAAAAGCCTTCTCTACTTGTTCCTCTCACTTAATAgtagttactttatttttttgcacagccATCTTTGAGTATGCAAGGCCAATTTCTAGTTACTCAGTCAAGAACGACAAAGTAATTTCCTTTATCTATACAGTGGTTATTCCCATGTTAAATCCAATAATTTATAGTCTTAGAAATGTTCACGTGAAAGATGCCTTTTTTAGTGCTATGGATAAATTTGCCTTGCACAAATACTAG